From a single Anomaloglossus baeobatrachus isolate aAnoBae1 chromosome 4, aAnoBae1.hap1, whole genome shotgun sequence genomic region:
- the RESF1 gene encoding retroelement silencing factor 1 — protein sequence MSIKRMDWSRNANGAVAHPNNQQYLQQSTSSIASTMPSQTTHLPPNYCLSVQNPNYLKQLLSAQSSQEILQIQQSALSRRQMPSTPVQQTTQGSSMAQYNASYNLVQMANNVPNQQSSHNVQNPALQSFQVQTYPVAFLQTFQQAQSLPVVQQQAQSLPVVQQQTQSLPVVQQQAQSLPVVQQQAQSLPVVQQQAQSLPVVQQQAQSLPVVQQQAQSLPVVQQQAQSVQFYGANGYNSREVQQPMQGNQSRGYSHKGTSQQMDHSYFAKNHNRNTRRNYRTLAPHANAPPSYSIPNGNSNSSVVPYTATNDNVHFLTPNSQNAQNLQMGSNLQTVPLTNTLQPQGGMNDYVQSSQGQMMPGFASGFANNSSNVLPSASVGRLPPPYTQSNTNTSNVYVNQPNSNPNQTFGEQNVQQPYTASQDQHSVALPPLGHSGNVPQEQRQNNMRDILSLLKIYQNIKYNYILLNRENNLLRQKMQSAAQDNPGSSAVKPPLISTLPSEIVPTNNPKGVQEVSQNSTAQNQTPATHGVQSLTSYAISSNVPVQNITHPSNSFSSYVNPTHNADVLSQRNSTGFENGHMNLGANSSGQAVSSETIQGQDPQTSMVSTQANNQYFSSGNTNGNVSQDGLNISSFQNCAQTTSTSSESCNPVQTTNGSNPFGKRLLTSTSREAIKASLPLWKSVPSETEPKKNVVTSTQNALHFLEEMAAGVTLTQKPEHSGSNISKGIEPQIAIVPPLVQIKVLVNDVNQCPKVISQVEGVANNEVNGLKENDSLSNILLALDSVNVDAAKTNPDNIQPRSNVVSASPCKVDQNSTEIIELVDDDLQISGICTLVEGNSLYNSSIAMMFNGSPLIKTEAEDHHSVEGFLGDTNIYDISQANTASSTIETMDNNPEVKGEFEPIVNSSDDSQGTNVYCPEIQPGQDLTASNTNVYCPEIDPGKDVTVSDMFGLESNTVSDQLSELLTEFPFGIKNFVPEIKPKSIKVSLEKIREKHEIPKSSVPFSCDLMRDGSIEEPPTKYDMDTSTIEGSLTQYILGSSTHEESKNEYTMNGATDDKLKTEYDMDTATIEGSLTQYILGRSINEESKNEYTMDGATYDESKTEYIMNTLINQESKMEHTIDTSTKEIAPQKTEVKVKREPTPEVPIDEMTFDENDGFEVCESPDGSIQIILLNKDQMTEFFPDEDSPKPVVKDEESPVDHYEKIESPVVDAAAHYEKMNSPVVDAAAHYEKMNSPVVDAAAHYEKINSPVVDAAAHYEKINSPVVDAAAHLEKIESPVVDVAARSIKKEPDAVTTPSPEKQLFCCLFSWLNHTNGNAPKCNCKQKELEESEGWDICENNDELNTDPSADVLKPTTAGYESSVTDHCKSKFNEVKNSELLPPVKGSKLERIEVSSKGNSPQKKSELALSEKHLKENQSRKEPKHYDYTADQKILQPRSYIEDHNSKKVKDHFSGHKSKFDSPQKSEKLIVKTDFLKNKHLLKMKRKYKDKTSHVEQDGARPVPKINTEVGESAKSLIIDRIFGSKAKNEKSKSSSTTQQYGRSMNKIKSYGSSDKPYSRSQSSSVGKRKERIKSRGESRFEKEKRVPSVQEYLVRKREGCNNRFGSKVDQREESAGVRHRVVEKSSVETNENNSPPKLQRPISPLKINVKTKNLESENIRQAQKGQPKSSGTYESLHRKHRGPPSTHGNRSLVNKRHDQKISSGKEKIYLTPCDGTKLNSYEGISLTKLQIRCSPEKPGYFERRKSLDDYVQNKPSKSETKNEDAPKMLEFKLCPEFVNRSPSAQEKKGEPKQPKEKSVIEGIKSKKEAWCIGIPFKKRKINMDSEDQGHPSPPQETSSQSTQKPPSRPVQNSQTTFNVFKQLYHEQRSKSLDGSL from the exons ATGAGCATTAAGAGAATGGATTGGAGTAGAAACGCAAACGGGGCTGTTGCCCATCCGAACAACCAGCAGTATTTACAACAGTCTACCTCATCCATAGCCTCCACCATGCCAAGCCAAACGACGCACTTGCCACCAAATTACTGCCTATCGGTCCAGAATCCTAATTATCTCAAACAACTACTCAGTGCACAATCTTCTCAGGAGATTTTGCAGATTCAGCAGTCTGCTCTGTCAAGAAGACAAATGCCATCGACACCAGTGCAACAAACCACACAGGGTTCATCAATGGCACAGTATAATGCTTCGTACAATTTAGTGCAAATGGCGAACAACGTCCCAAACCAACAAAGTAGTCATAATGTTCAGAACCCTGCGTTACAAAGCTTTCAAGTTCAAACTTATCCGGTGGCTTTTCTGCAGACTTTTCAGCAGGCTCAGTCGCTGCCCGTTGTCCAGCAGCAGGCTCAGTCGCTGCCCGTTGTCCAGCAGCAGACTCAGTCGCTGCCCGTTGTCCAGCAGCAGGCTCAGTCGCTGCCCGTTGTCCAGCAGCAGGCTCAGTCGCTGCCCGTTGTCCAGCAGCAGGCTCAGTCGCTGCCCGTTGTCCAGCAGCAGGCTCAGTCGCTGCCCGTTGTCCAGCAGCAGGCTCAGTCGCTGCCCGTTGTCCAGCAGCAGGCTCAGTCGGTGCAGTTCTATGGTGCCAATGGATACAATTCCAGAGAAGTTCAACAGCCAATGCAAGGCAATCAAAGTCGAGGATATTCACATAAAGGGACATCTCAACAAATGGATCATTCTTATTTTGCCAAAAACCACAATCGAAACACTCGGAGAAATTACCGAACACTTGCGCCGCATGCAAATGCTCCACCTTCATATTCTATACCAAATGGAAATTCAAATTCGTCTGTTGTCCCCTACACGGCAACCAATGACAATGTTCACTTTTTAACTCCAAATTCCCAAAATGCACAAAACCTTCAGATGGGGTCAAATTTACAGACAGTGCCTCTTACAAATACCTTACAGCCGCAAGGGGGCATGAATGACTATGTACAAAGTTCTCAAGGACAAATGATGCCAGGTTTTGCCAGTGGTTTTGCCAACAATTCTTCTAACGTCTTACCTTCAGCTAGTGTTGGGCGACTGCCTCCTCCATATACTCAATCAAATACGAACACATCAAATGTTTACGTAAACCAGCCAAATTCTAATCCAAATCAAACGTTTGGGGAACAAAATGTTCAGCAGCCTTATACAGCAAGTCAGGATCAGCATTCTGTGGCTTTGCCGCCCCTTGGCCATAGTGGAAATGTACCACAGGAGCAAAGACAAAATAATATGCGTGATATTCTTTCGTTGTTaaaaatctatcaaaatatcaaatacaaCTATATACTACTCAATCGGGAGAATAACCTTCTAAGACAGAAAATGCAAAGCGCCGCGCAGGATAATCCTGGTTCTTCTGCTGTGAAACCACCGCTAATTTCTACCCTCCCAAGTGAGATTGTCCCCACAAATAACCCTAAGGGCGTGCAAGAGGTTTCTCAAAATTCAACTGCTCAAAACCAAACTCCAGCTACACATGGCGTCCAGTCTCTTACTTCATATGCCATTTCTTCAAATGTTCCCGTCCAGAATATTACACATCCAAGCAATTCATTCTCCAGTTACGTGAACCCAACTCATAATGCCGATGTACTCAGTCAGAGAAATTCCACTGGTTTTGAAAATGGTCACATGAATCTTGGTGCAAATTCTTCTGGCCAGGCAGTAAGTTCAGAGACTATACAAGGCCAGGACCCTCAAACATCCATGGTTTCTACACAGGCAAATAATCAATACTTTTCCAGTGGTAATACCAATGGGAATGTATCACAAGATGGACTAAATATATCTTCCTTTCAAAACTGTGCCCAAACTACTTCAACATCTTCTGAAAGTTGCAATCCTGTCCAGACAACAAATGGTAGTAACCCTTTTGGCAAGAGACTTTTAACATCCACTTCGAGAGAAGCCATCAAAGCTTCTTTACCGCTCTGGAAATCTGTACCTTCAGAAACTGAACCAAAAAAAAATGTGGTCACCAGTACCCAAAATGCCCTTCATTTTTTAGAGGAAATGGCCGCTGGAGTCACACTAACACAGAAACCGGAGCATTCTGGCTCCAATATATCGAAAGGAATTGAGCCTCAGATTGCTATAGTCCCTCCACTGGTACAGATAAAAGTATTGGTTAACGATGTGAACCAATGTCCAAAAGTTATTTCACAAGTTGAAGGTGTGGCCAACAATGAAGTCAATGGGTTAAAAGAAAATGACTCGCTTAGTAATATTCTTCTAGCGTTGGATTCTGTAAATGTCGATGCTGCAAAGACTAACCCTGACAATATCCAACCTAGAAGCAATGTGGTTTCAGCATCACCTTGTAAAGTTGACCAGAACTCTACTGAAATTATTGAGTTGGTTGATGATGACTTACAAATTTCTGGCATATGTACTTTGGTGGAAGGTAACTCTTTGTATAATTCTTCCATAGCGATGATGTTTAACGGTTCTCCACTGATAAAAACTGAGGCAGAGGACCATCATTCTGTGGAGGGTTTTCTAGGAGACACCAATATATATGATATCTCCCAAGCAAACACTGCTTCTTCTACCATAGAAACGATGGATAATAATCCAGAGGTTAAAGGAGAATTTGAGCCTATTGTCAACTCCAGTGACGATTCACAGGGAACAAATGTCTACTGCCCTGAAATACAACCTGGACAGGATTTGACAGCTTCTAACACAAATGTTTACTGCCCAGAAATAGACCCTGGAAAGGATGTCACGGTTTCTGATATGTTTGGTTTAGAATCCAACACTGTGTCCGACCAACTGTCTGAGCTTCTAACAGAATTTCCCTTTGGGATTAAAAATTTTGTGCCTGAAATAAAACCTAAGAGCATAAAAGTGTCTTTAGAGAAAATTAGAGAAAAACATGAAATTCCAAAATCATCCGTTCCTTTTTCATGTGACCTTATGAGAGATGGCTCCATTGAGGAGCCTCCGACAAAGTATGACATGGACACATCAACTATTGAGGGATCACTTACACAGTATATCTTGGGTAGTTCAACCCACGAGGAGTCAAAAAATGAATACACCATGAACGGGGCGACCGATGACAAATTAAAAACAGAATATGACATGGACACCGCAACCATTGAGGGATCACTGACACAGTATATCTTGGGCAGGTCAATCAACGAGGAGTCAAAAAATGAATATACCATGGATGGGGCGACCTATGACGAATCAAAAACAGAATATATCATGAACACGTTGATCAACCAAGAGTCAAAAATGGAGCATACAATTGATACATCGACCAAAGAAATTGCGCCTCAGAAGACGGAGGTTAAAGTTAAGAGAGAACCTACACCTGAAGTGCCTATAGATGAGATGACGTTTGATGAGAATGATGGTTTTGAGGTTTGTGAAAGCCCAGATGGCAGTATACAAATTATTTTACTCAATAAGGATCAAATGACAGAGTTTTTTCCTGATGAGGATTCTCCTAAACCTGTAGTTAAGGATGAAGAATCTCCGGTTGACCATTATGAGAAGATTGAATCGCCTGTTGTGGATGCTGCTGCCCATTATGAGAAGATGAATTCTCCTGTTGTGGATGCTGCTGCCCATTATGAGAAGATGAATTCTCCTGTTGTGGATGCTGCTGCCCATTATGAGAAGATCAATTCTCCTGTTGTGGATGCTGCTGCCCATTATGAGAAGATCAATTCTCCTGTTGTGGATGCTGCTGCCCATTTGGAGAAGATCGAGTCTCCTGTTGTAGATGTTGCTGCAAGATCTATaaagaaggagcctgatgctgtgaCTACACCAAGCCCAGAAAAGCAACTGTTCTGTTGTTTGTTCAGTTGGTTAAACCATACAAATGGAAATGCACCCAAATGTAATTGCAAGCAAAAAGAGTTGGAAGAGTCTGAAGGTTGGGACATATGTGAGAATAATGACGAGCTAAATACTGATCCTTCAGCAGATGTGCTCAAGCCAACGACAGCTGGTTATGAATCTTCTGTCACAGACCATTGTAAAAGTAAGTTCAATGAAGTAAAAAATTCTGAATTATTACCACCTGTCAAAGGTTCGAAGCTTGAACGAATAGAGGTTTCTTCAAAAGGTAATAGTCCACAAAAAAAGTCTGAGTTGGCTTTATCTGAAAAGCATCTGAAAGAAAATCAGTCTCGGAAAGAACCGAAACACTATGACTACACTGCAGATCAGAAGATTCTCCAGCCCAGAAGTTACATAGAAGACCACAatagtaaaaaagttaaagatcatTTCTCAGGTCATAAGTCGAAATTTGATAGCCCACAGAAATCGGAAAAACTTATTGTCAAAACTGACTTTCTGAAAAACAAGCACTTgttaaaaatgaaaaggaaatataaAGATAAGACTTCACATGTTGAACAAGATGGTGCAAGACCTGTCCCAAAGATTAACACAGAAGTGGGTGAATCAGCCAAGTCTCTCATCATTGACCGGATATTTGGAAGTAAAGCCAAGAATGAGAAATCTAAATCATCTAGTACAACTCAACAATATGGGAGGAGTATGAATAAGATAAAGTCATACGGTAGTTCAGACAAGCCTTATTCCCGTAGCCAAAGTTCTTCTGTTGGCAAACGCAAGGAAAGGATTAAAAGTCGAGGTGAGAGTCGTTTTGAAAAGGAAAAGAGGGTTCCATCAGTACAAGAATACTTGGTGAGAAAAAGAGAAGGGTGCAACAATAGGTTCGGGTCTAAGGTGGATCAAAGAGAGGAGTCTGCTGGAGTAAGACATAGGGTTGTTGAGAAATCTTCAGTGGAAACAAATGAAAATAATTCCCCACCTAAACTACAAAGACCTATTTCTCCacttaaaataaatgtaaaaactaAAAACCTAGAGTCTGAAAACATTCGTCAAGCTCAAAAAGGTCAGCCAAAAAGTAGCGGAACATATGAGTCTTTGCACAGAAAACACAGAGGTCCACCAAGCACTCATGGGAATAGATCATTGGTGAACAAAAGACATGATCAGAAAATAAGTTCTGGCAAAGAAAAAATCTATTTGACGCCTTGTGATGGTACAAAACTGAATTCGTATGAAGGCATAAGTTTAACGAAACTTCAGATAAGATGCTCTCCTGAGAAACCTGGATACTTCGAAAGGAGAAAGTCTCTTGATGATTATGTGCAAAATAAGCCATCAAAGTCTGAGACCAAGAACGAGGATGCTCCCAAAATGCTGGAGTTCAAATTATGTCCGGAATTTGTTAACAGAAGTCCATCCGCACAGGAGAAGAAAGGAGAGCCAAAACAGCCGAAAGAAAAAAGCGTTATAGAAG GCATTAAAAGCAAAAAAGAAGCTTGGTGCATTGGTATTCCTTTTAAGAAGAGGAAGATAAATATGGACTCTGAAGATCAAG GTCATCCTAGTCCACCTCAAGAAACCTCTTCCCAGTCGACCCAAAAACCACCTTCAAGACCAGTGCAAAACTCCCAAACAACATTCAATGTTTTTAAACAGCTGTATCATGAGCAGAGAAGTAAAAGCCTCGACGGCAGCCTATGA